One Niallia circulans DNA segment encodes these proteins:
- a CDS encoding lasso peptide biosynthesis PqqD family chaperone, producing MSELKNVLLEENRTICQSEGQIVSDMNGEKVMLSISNGKYYNLGTTGGAIWELISTPITFDGIIVNLTEKYDVKKEECEKEVINFLEVLWKEDLVKVSDIA from the coding sequence GTGAGTGAATTGAAAAATGTCTTATTAGAAGAAAATAGAACAATCTGTCAGTCAGAAGGACAAATAGTTAGTGATATGAATGGTGAAAAGGTAATGCTAAGCATATCAAACGGAAAATACTATAATTTAGGCACTACTGGTGGAGCAATATGGGAACTTATTAGTACACCTATAACATTTGATGGCATTATCGTCAATTTAACTGAAAAATATGACGTAAAAAAAGAAGAATGTGAAAAAGAAGTAATAAATTTTTTAGAAGTCCTATGGAAGGAAGATCTAGTTAAGGTATCAGATATTGCCTAA
- a CDS encoding aldolase gives MKLQNIMSYQAFGFNIASEIDLPELQQGILSNVKGQINISINDLSEMWSELCDDSIGPFVVSKEHIMFRVEGVAIFLIKAGNAIVVSPMQTNKEDEIRLYILGTCMGAILLQNNILPLHGSVLSIDGKAYGIVGECGAGKSTLARAFIKQGYKLLSDDLIPVTLNNNVPHVIPSYPYQKLWEESLTEFNMKSENYQPIVYRETKYSVPIDDLFERETIPLAGIFVLNKQGENVELTELNSINAIQELSEHTYRNFLIQRLGLLNWHFQLSAKIIENIHVFKLIRPMSRFTANELTAVILKAINGGNSK, from the coding sequence ATGAAGCTACAGAACATAATGTCATATCAAGCATTTGGTTTTAACATAGCTAGCGAAATAGACTTACCTGAATTACAGCAAGGGATCTTATCAAATGTTAAAGGGCAGATAAACATTTCTATAAACGATCTTTCAGAAATGTGGTCTGAACTTTGCGATGATAGCATTGGTCCATTTGTTGTCTCCAAGGAACATATTATGTTCCGAGTAGAGGGAGTAGCCATCTTTCTAATTAAAGCCGGTAATGCAATTGTTGTTTCACCAATGCAGACCAATAAGGAAGATGAAATTCGTCTCTATATACTAGGAACATGCATGGGAGCAATATTATTACAGAATAATATTTTACCTCTTCATGGAAGTGTATTATCTATTGATGGCAAGGCGTATGGAATTGTTGGTGAATGTGGTGCAGGAAAGTCCACCTTAGCAAGAGCATTCATAAAACAAGGGTATAAACTGCTAAGCGATGATTTAATACCAGTTACACTTAATAATAATGTTCCACACGTTATTCCTTCATACCCTTACCAAAAGCTTTGGGAGGAAAGTCTGACAGAATTTAATATGAAATCCGAAAACTATCAACCTATTGTTTATAGAGAAACAAAATATTCTGTGCCAATTGATGATCTCTTTGAACGTGAAACAATCCCGTTAGCCGGAATCTTTGTATTGAATAAACAAGGAGAAAACGTAGAATTAACGGAGCTGAATAGTATCAATGCTATCCAAGAACTATCTGAGCATACGTATCGGAATTTTCTTATTCAAAGACTAGGATTGCTGAACTGGCATTTTCAGCTATCAGCAAAAATAATTGAAAATATACACGTCTTTAAGCTGATTAGGCCAATGTCCCGTTTTACAGCAAACGAGTTAACAGCGGTTATACTTAAAGCGATTAATGGAGGGAATTCTAAGTGA
- a CDS encoding paeninodin family lasso peptide: MKLEWKSPELEVLDVKMTMAAPNPGTRLDASFNAGTTFPELTWS; this comes from the coding sequence ATGAAACTAGAATGGAAAAGTCCTGAATTAGAAGTATTGGATGTAAAAATGACAATGGCAGCACCAAACCCTGGAACGCGCCTTGATGCTTCTTTCAATGCTGGTACAACGTTCCCAGAATTAACTTGGAGCTAA